One window from the genome of Esox lucius isolate fEsoLuc1 chromosome 23, fEsoLuc1.pri, whole genome shotgun sequence encodes:
- the pigh gene encoding phosphatidylinositol N-acetylglucosaminyltransferase subunit H isoform X1 codes for MQNGEHFGMEDETYTDIDGKAISLECQSHSGFCREFTVSSAKVSISRVMVYTCAVWMTAYIIFFFTENTAVLSSAIIITLVGMMIHIHFVKVDHETLLVIGSLGVQVSSSYASGRESTDFIEMDKIKDIVINEAIHMQRVIYYLCILLKDPSDPSGVSSVVPLFQSSKPRLNCLVKVYRSCQEILAKC; via the exons ATGCAGAACGGTGAGCATTTCGGTATGGAAGAtgaaacatacacagacatcgACGGCAAGGCCATTTCTCTGGAGTGTCAAAGTCATTCTGGTTTTTGTAGGGAGTTCACGGTTAGCTCTGCTAAAGTCTCTATAAGCAGAGTCATGGTGTACACTTGTGCAGTCTGGATGACTGCATACATCATATTCTTTTTTACTGAG AACACTGCTGTTCTGTCCAGTGCCATAATCATCACACTGGTTGGAATGATGATTCACATCCACTTTGTGAAGGTGGACCACGAGACCCTGCTTGTCATCGGTTCGCTTGGTGTCCAGGTGTCTTCCAGCTATGCCTCCGGACGAGAGTCCACGGACTTCATCGAGATGGACAAAATCAAAGACATCGTCATCAATGAAGCTATACACATG CAACGAGTTATTTACTACCTGTGTATCCTCCTGAAGGACCCTTCGGACCCTAGTGGGGTGTCCAGTGTGGTGCCATTGTTTCAG AGTTCAAAGCCAAGATTGAACTGCCTGGTCAAGGTATACAGGAGCTGccaagagattctggcaaagtGCTGA
- the pigh gene encoding phosphatidylinositol N-acetylglucosaminyltransferase subunit H: MQNGEHFGMEDETYTDIDGKAISLECQSHSGFCREFTVSSAKVSISRVMVYTCAVWMTAYIIFFFTEVDHETLLVIGSLGVQVSSSYASGRESTDFIEMDKIKDIVINEAIHMQRVIYYLCILLKDPSDPSGVSSVVPLFQSSKPRLNCLVKVYRSCQEILAKC; this comes from the exons ATGCAGAACGGTGAGCATTTCGGTATGGAAGAtgaaacatacacagacatcgACGGCAAGGCCATTTCTCTGGAGTGTCAAAGTCATTCTGGTTTTTGTAGGGAGTTCACGGTTAGCTCTGCTAAAGTCTCTATAAGCAGAGTCATGGTGTACACTTGTGCAGTCTGGATGACTGCATACATCATATTCTTTTTTACTGAG GTGGACCACGAGACCCTGCTTGTCATCGGTTCGCTTGGTGTCCAGGTGTCTTCCAGCTATGCCTCCGGACGAGAGTCCACGGACTTCATCGAGATGGACAAAATCAAAGACATCGTCATCAATGAAGCTATACACATG CAACGAGTTATTTACTACCTGTGTATCCTCCTGAAGGACCCTTCGGACCCTAGTGGGGTGTCCAGTGTGGTGCCATTGTTTCAG AGTTCAAAGCCAAGATTGAACTGCCTGGTCAAGGTATACAGGAGCTGccaagagattctggcaaagtGCTGA
- the zfyve1 gene encoding zinc finger FYVE domain-containing protein 1: MSGPLVDKGINTVLVCQESYACGGSDEAAFECDECGSLQCLRCELELHRQERMRNHDRVRIAPGHVPFCDSCKGDGSCGGNRGRLRAVVRCQGCKINLCLDCQKRTHSGVNKRKHPVTPYPPPGQAQDRSLEAEDGGEMEALKATLEKVCSFLLVDEKEEMQLRNEEDFVSRLGCRPEELLKVVSIFGNTGEGKSHTLNHTFFLGREVFKTSPTQESCTVGVWAAMDPIHRVVVIDTEGLLGSGSNQGQRTRLLLKVLAVSDLVIYRTHADRLHDDLFKFLGDASDAYLKHFTRELKATTARCGLHVPLSTLGPAVIIFHETVHTKLLGSAKPTESAERLLQERFRKLGLFPEAFSSIQYCGTRTYNPPTDFSGLLRSLELQLDNNTTRSPRSATVIYRALQALSERFSGEIPEEHLASNSFFPDEYFTCSSICLSCGSGCKNSMNHLKEGVDHEAKHRCRYSAQQDNRIYTCKSCYEGGKEVIVVPKTTASSDSPWFGLAIYAWSGYVIECPNCGVIYRSRQYWYGNQDPVDTVVRTEIQHIWPGSDGFLKDNNNAAQRLLDGVNYISQSVSELSVKPAKAVTSWLTDQIAPAYWKPNSLILKCHKCSELFQDNDTKHHCRACGEGFCDACSSKNRPVPERGWGLAPVRVCDACFHNRGISEELLDAALEEEEGGTLSRRVGEAVQNTLGAVVSATYIPLGLVKDAARPAYWVPDQDIRCCCECQRDFSSPRLSIHHCRACGQGVCDDCSPERRAVPSRGWDHPVRVCNSCHQKPGDL; the protein is encoded by the exons ATGAGTGGTCCGTTGGTGGATAAAGGCATAAACACCGTCCTGGTGTGTCAGGAGAGCTATGCCTGTGGCGGCTCGGACGAGGCTGCCTTCGAGTGCGATGAGTGCGGCAGCCTGCAGTGTCTTCGCTGCGAGCTTGAGCTCCATCGCCAGGAACGCATGAGGAACCACGACAGGGTGCGCATCGCCCCCGGGCACGTTCCCTTCTGTGACTCCTGCAAGGGGGATGGCAGCTGCGGGGGGAACAGGGGCCGGCTGAGGGCGGTGGTGCGTTGCCAAGGCTGTAAGATTAACCTCTGTCTGGACTGCCAGAAGAGGACCCATAGTGGGGTTAACAAGAGGAAACACCCCGTCACCCCCTATCCTCCTCCAGGGCAAGCCCAGGACAGGAGCCTGGAGGCTGaggatggaggggagatggaggcCCTCAAGGCCACTCTGGAAAAGGTGTGCAGCTTCCTACTGGTGGATGAGAAGGAGGAGATGCAG TTGAGGAATGAGGAGGACTTTGTGAGTCGGCTGGGCTGCAGGCCTGAGGAACTCCTCAAGGTGGTGTCGATCTTCGGTAACACGGGGGAAGGGAAGTCCCACACTCTGAACCACACCTTCTTCCTGGGGAGGGAGGTGTTCAAGACGTCCCCCACCCAGGAGTCGTGCACCGTGGGGGTCTGGGCTGCCATGGACCCGATCCACAGAGTAGTTGTCATAGACACCGAGGGATTGTTGGGTTCAG GGTCCAATCAGGGCCAGCGTACCCGGCTGCTCCTCAAAGTCCTCGCCGTCTCTGACCTCGTCATCTACCGTACCCACGCGGACCGTCTCCATGACGACCTGTTCAAGTTCCTCGGCGACGCGTCGGACGCCTATCTGAAGCACTTCACCCGGGAGCTGAAGGCCACCACGGCGCGCTGCGGTCTGCACGTACCCCTGTCCACCCTGGGCCCGGCGGTCATCATCTTCCACGAGACCGTCCACACCAAACTACTGGGGTCAG CCAAGCCAACAGAGTCTGCGGAGCGTTTGCTCCAGGAGCGTTTCAGAAAGCTGGGTCTGTTTCCCGAAGCCTTCAGCTCCATCCAGTACTGTGGCACTCGGACCTACAATCCTCCGACGGACTTCAGTGGTCTACTGCGTAGCTTGGAGCTGCAGCTGGATAACAACACCACCCGGTCGCCACGCTCTGCCACGGTCATCTACCGGGCCCTGCAG gcTCTGAGTGAGCGTTTCAGTGGGGAAATCCCAGAGGAACACCTGGCCAGCAACTCCTTCTTCCCTGATGAGTACTTCACCTGCTCCAGTATCTGCCTCAGCTGCGG CTCTGGCTGTAAGAACAGCATGAACCATCTGAAGGAGGGTGTGGACCATGAAGCTAAACACCGCTGTCGCTACTCTGCTCAGCAAGACAATCGAATCTACACCTGTAAG TCTTGCTACGAAGGAGGAAAGGAGGTGATTGTGGTTCCCAAGACGACGGCCTCCTCTGACTCGCCGTGGTTTGGTCTGGCCATCTACGCCTGGTCCGG GTACGTCATAGAGTGTCCTAACTGCGGGGTGATCTACCGTAGCAGACAGTACTGGTATGGAAACCAGGACCCAGTAGACACCGTGGTCAGGACCGAGATTCAACACATCTGGCCTGGG TCGGATGGCTTCCTGAAGGACAACAACAATGCGGCCCAGAGACTGTTGGATGGTGTGAACTACATTTCCCAGAGTGTGTCAGAGCTCAGTGTGAAGCCCGCCAAggctgtcacgtcctggctcaCCGACCAGATTGCCCCAGCCTACTGGAAACCAAACTCGCTCATCTTG AAGTGTCACAAGTGCAGCGAGTTGTTCCAGGACAACGACACCAAGCACCACTGCCGGGCGTGTGGCGAAGGCTTCTGTGATGCCTGCTCCTCCAAGAACCGTCCCGTCCCAGAGAGAGGCTGGGGCCTTGCGCCCGTGCGGGTCTGTGACGCCTGCTTCCACAACAGGGGCATCTCAGAGG AGCTGCTGGATGCAgctttggaggaggaggagggaggaactTTGAGCAGGCGGGTCGGAGAGGCGGTCCAGAATACATTGGGAGCTGTGGTCAGCGCCACGTACATCCCACTGG GTTTGGTGAAGGATGCAGCACGTCCTGCCTATTGGGTTCCTGACCAGGACATCCGGTGCTGCTGTGAGTGCCAGAGGGACTTCTCCAGCCCGCGCCTCTCCATTCACCACTGCAGAGCCTGTGGACAGGGCGTGTGTGACGACTGCTCCCCCGAACGCAGAGCGGTGCCCTCCAGAGGCTGGGACCACCCCGTACGAGTCTGCAACAGCTGTCACCAGAAACCAGGGGACCTCTAG
- the wdr21 gene encoding WD repeat domain 21 isoform X1 has translation MKRGNWRDRGRDRRRHGYRSDWQRDSARHRTLSQEQRYGSSETRPSYRDRTPESRPRLDTAAPTPSSSSSSSIPELPGFYFDAEKNRYFRLLPGHNNCNPLTRELLQEREQEKHRARMLTEDEQPRKKAPRAGLNTALLLQKRHLGLLPGNSYCRLIHEVKVSGMKRHKLEVQSSDTSSPNTDNFRLIVGDSACERVFTVNDVSHGGCKYGIMNFRGCSRGSLSVEMCDNLYFTNRKVNSICWASVTHHDSHVLLCLVGMAETPGCVSLLPASLFSNSNPDQPGMLCSFKISTAWSCAWCLNPQADKTFSTGPFHTFLEMHAVHFRFRHRTLYRTEALVEDRGVLVTALGRCSTQRDLDLIPSPLVFFASGLSRRVIVTDAVTGRRQTYGVGSDVLAQQFALRAPVLFNGCRSGEVFSIDLRQKGRKDHSWKACRFDHDSAITSVRILQDENYLLAADMLGQIKLWDVRVTKPVQQFKGHHNEHAYLPLHVNEAEGLLMAVGQDCYTRIWSLGDGQLLRTIPSPHPAGKDLIPSVVFSSQLGGQRGLPGLLMAVRRDLYYFPYNADYQEGGVVAEVACQRTA, from the exons atgaagagagggaaTTGGCGTGACCGGGGCAGAGACCGGAGACGACACGGTTACCGCTCCGACTGGCAGAGGGACAGCGCGAGACACAGAACACTGTCACAGGAACAAAG GTATGGCAGTAGCGAGACACGTCCTTCCTACAGAGACAGGACGCCAGAATCCAGGCCTCGTTTGGATACTGCTGCACCAACCCCTTCCTCCTCATCTAGTTCTAGTATTCCAG AGCTGCCAGGGTTCTACTTTGACGCTGAGAAGAACCGGTACTTCCGCCTCCTGCCGGGCCACAACAACTGCAACCCACTAACCCGGGAGCTGCTGCAGGAGCGAGAGCAGGAGAAACACAGAGCGAGGATGCTCACCGAGGACGAGCAGCCCAGGAAG AAAGCTCCGAGAGCAGGTCTGAACACTGCTCTGCTGCTGCAGAAAAGACACCTGGGCTTGCTCCCTGGGAACTCCTACTGTAG gctGATCCATGAGGTAAAAGTGAGTGGGATGAAACGTCACAAACTAGAGGTTCAGAGCTCTGACACCAGCAGTCCCAACACAGACAACTTCAGACTCATAGTG GGAGATTCTGCGTGTGAGCGTGTGTTCACGGTCAACGATGTGTCTCACGGAGGCTGCAAGTATGGCATCATGAACTTCAGAGGCTGTAGCCGTGGTTCCCTGTCCGTGGAGATGTGTGACAACCTTTACTTCACCAACAGAAAG GTGAACTCTATCTGCTGGGCGTCTGTCACCCACCACGACTCCCACGTCCT CCTGTGTCTGGTAGGCATGGCAGAGACCCCAGGTTGTGTTAGCTtactccctgcctccctcttcAGCAACTCCAATCCAG acCAGCCAGGGATGCTGTGTAGTTTTAAGATCTCTACAGCCTGGTCCTGTGCTTGGTGTCTCAACCCTCAGGCAGACAAGACCTTCAGCACCGGTCCGTTTCACACCTTTCTAGAAATGCACGCCGTACATTTTCGCTTTCGTCACCGAACGCTTTATCGGACGGAGGCGTTGGTGGAAGACAGAGGGGTTTTGGTGACGGCGCTGGGCCGCTGCAGTACACAACGGGACCTCGACCTGATTCCGTCTCCGTTGGTCTTTTTTGCGTCAGGTCTGTCCCGGAGGGTGATCGTGACGGACGCCGTGACGGGCAGGAGACAGACATACGGCGTCGGCAGTGACGTGCTGGCGCAGCAGTTTGCCCTCAGA GCTCCGGTACTGTTTAACGGCTGTCGTTCAGGGGAAGTCTTCAGCATAGACCTCCGTCAGAAAGGACGGAAGGACCACAGCTGGAAGGCGTGTCGATTCGACCACGACTCGGCGATCACGTCCGTGCGAATACTGCAGGACGAGAACTACCTACTGGCTGCTGACATGCTGGGCCAG ATTAAGCTGTGGGACGTGCGCGTTACGAAGCCGGTGCAGCAGTTCAAAGGTCACCATAACGAACACGCCTACCTGCCGCTGCATGTGAACGAAGCTGAGGGGCTGCTGATGGCCG TGGGCCAGGACTGCTACACGCGGATCTGGTCGCTTGGTGACGGACAGCTCCTAAGGACCATCCCGTCCCCCCACCCCGCAGGGAAGGACCTCATCCCCAGTGTGGTGTTCTCCTCCCAGTTAGGAGGCCAGCGGGGTCTGCCTGGTCTCCTCATGGCTGTGAGGCGCGACCTCTACTACTTCCCTTACAACGCGGACTACCAGGAGGGAGGGGTCGTGGCGGAGGTGGCCTGCCAGCGGACGGCTTGA
- the wdr21 gene encoding WD repeat domain 21 isoform X2, whose amino-acid sequence MKRGNWRDRGRDRRRHGYRSDWQRDSARHRTLSQEQRYGSSETRPSYRDRTPESRPRLDTAAPTPSSSSSSSIPELPGFYFDAEKNRYFRLLPGHNNCNPLTRELLQEREQEKHRARMLTEDEQPRKKAPRAGLNTALLLQKRHLGLLPGNSYCRLIHEVKVSGMKRHKLEVQSSDTSSPNTDNFRLIVGDSACERVFTVNDVSHGGCKYGIMNFRGCSRGSLSVEMCDNLYFTNRKVNSICWASVTHHDSHVLLCLVGMAETPGCVSLLPASLFSNSNPDQPGMLCSFKISTAWSCAWCLNPQADKTFSTGLSRRVIVTDAVTGRRQTYGVGSDVLAQQFALRAPVLFNGCRSGEVFSIDLRQKGRKDHSWKACRFDHDSAITSVRILQDENYLLAADMLGQIKLWDVRVTKPVQQFKGHHNEHAYLPLHVNEAEGLLMAVGQDCYTRIWSLGDGQLLRTIPSPHPAGKDLIPSVVFSSQLGGQRGLPGLLMAVRRDLYYFPYNADYQEGGVVAEVACQRTA is encoded by the exons atgaagagagggaaTTGGCGTGACCGGGGCAGAGACCGGAGACGACACGGTTACCGCTCCGACTGGCAGAGGGACAGCGCGAGACACAGAACACTGTCACAGGAACAAAG GTATGGCAGTAGCGAGACACGTCCTTCCTACAGAGACAGGACGCCAGAATCCAGGCCTCGTTTGGATACTGCTGCACCAACCCCTTCCTCCTCATCTAGTTCTAGTATTCCAG AGCTGCCAGGGTTCTACTTTGACGCTGAGAAGAACCGGTACTTCCGCCTCCTGCCGGGCCACAACAACTGCAACCCACTAACCCGGGAGCTGCTGCAGGAGCGAGAGCAGGAGAAACACAGAGCGAGGATGCTCACCGAGGACGAGCAGCCCAGGAAG AAAGCTCCGAGAGCAGGTCTGAACACTGCTCTGCTGCTGCAGAAAAGACACCTGGGCTTGCTCCCTGGGAACTCCTACTGTAG gctGATCCATGAGGTAAAAGTGAGTGGGATGAAACGTCACAAACTAGAGGTTCAGAGCTCTGACACCAGCAGTCCCAACACAGACAACTTCAGACTCATAGTG GGAGATTCTGCGTGTGAGCGTGTGTTCACGGTCAACGATGTGTCTCACGGAGGCTGCAAGTATGGCATCATGAACTTCAGAGGCTGTAGCCGTGGTTCCCTGTCCGTGGAGATGTGTGACAACCTTTACTTCACCAACAGAAAG GTGAACTCTATCTGCTGGGCGTCTGTCACCCACCACGACTCCCACGTCCT CCTGTGTCTGGTAGGCATGGCAGAGACCCCAGGTTGTGTTAGCTtactccctgcctccctcttcAGCAACTCCAATCCAG acCAGCCAGGGATGCTGTGTAGTTTTAAGATCTCTACAGCCTGGTCCTGTGCTTGGTGTCTCAACCCTCAGGCAGACAAGACCTTCAGCACCG GTCTGTCCCGGAGGGTGATCGTGACGGACGCCGTGACGGGCAGGAGACAGACATACGGCGTCGGCAGTGACGTGCTGGCGCAGCAGTTTGCCCTCAGA GCTCCGGTACTGTTTAACGGCTGTCGTTCAGGGGAAGTCTTCAGCATAGACCTCCGTCAGAAAGGACGGAAGGACCACAGCTGGAAGGCGTGTCGATTCGACCACGACTCGGCGATCACGTCCGTGCGAATACTGCAGGACGAGAACTACCTACTGGCTGCTGACATGCTGGGCCAG ATTAAGCTGTGGGACGTGCGCGTTACGAAGCCGGTGCAGCAGTTCAAAGGTCACCATAACGAACACGCCTACCTGCCGCTGCATGTGAACGAAGCTGAGGGGCTGCTGATGGCCG TGGGCCAGGACTGCTACACGCGGATCTGGTCGCTTGGTGACGGACAGCTCCTAAGGACCATCCCGTCCCCCCACCCCGCAGGGAAGGACCTCATCCCCAGTGTGGTGTTCTCCTCCCAGTTAGGAGGCCAGCGGGGTCTGCCTGGTCTCCTCATGGCTGTGAGGCGCGACCTCTACTACTTCCCTTACAACGCGGACTACCAGGAGGGAGGGGTCGTGGCGGAGGTGGCCTGCCAGCGGACGGCTTGA